The Candidatus Campbellbacteria bacterium genome segment CCACGGCAAACTCCCAAAGTCAGAACTAATAGTAACAGTCCCCGCTCCCCCAATGAGAAACAAAAGCACATAACTAGCCACAGCCAAAAGCAAACCAACCAAAGCCGCGGTGATAGTATCCTTGGCAGATCCCTTGGTAGTAACAGAGTCACTCGTCATATACTGTACACCACCAAATATCAACGCCACCACGGCAAACAGAATAGCCAAAGAAACCCCAAGTCTGTACACGATCTTCAGATATTCACCCAAAGGATTGTCACTACTCTCTATGTCATCCACATCAAGACCGGGGAGAGGGGCGAGGAGCACATATCCATCATCTCCTTGTGCCAATGCTGGCATTGGAGAAAAAAGTACAACGAACGCCAAGAACAAGGTCGCGAGTAATTTTTTCATACATTAAGGAGTAATTATTTCAACAGAGCCGTCGCCGGTTTGAAAAATATTGTCATTGTTGGTTACGTGTAGATCTATCTCTGAAGTTCCGCTTTGTTCGGAAACAAGCGGTAGTTCAGTATTGCCTGAAGTGGTTGTCTCTCTGACGCTCCTGCCGTTAAGCCGCCAGGTGTATTCAAGGGAGTCTTGATTGCTAAAATAGTGTGGCTCGGCAACAACCGTAGAACTGCTTCCTTGTGCTAGATCAATACTCTCTGAGATTTCCCTTTCGTACTGAATACCGCCAAGGGGAGTTTTTCGATAGAAAAGAACCTCCGGCTCAGTTAGTCTGAACGAATCGGACGTAGACCATCTTGAGCCCGACTGTGGGTCCTCCACTTCTACCTCCGCGGAATGAGTTTTTCTCGTAAATCGTGCCAGTACCAAAATAGAGTTTTTACCGTAGCCGGAATCTGAAGCTCTTCGACCCCCGTCTTTGCTCCAGTTGTAAATTAGGTTTTCTGCCGGCAACATTCCACTTTGGTTGCTTACTTGTGGTATTGCCACCATCCTAACTGCGGAATCCATGGTTGGCAGTGCCTTGCCTTTATAAAACGGATGAGTATATGAATCAACTACTTCCCACAAAAGATCTATGTTAGCGACAGAGAAAGTTATGGTTTGGGTTTCTTCTATCTCAGAGCCTCTGTTAACTACGACTTTTACAGTATAGACGCTTCCCAGACCTCCTGCTTCAATGGATATCTGTTTCATACCGACCCCGCTTTCATATTCCTCACCATTGACTATCCAGGTGATGTTAGAGCTGTCCAAATAACTTCGGCCGTAATGATTCAACGATATCTGTACGGTCTCGCCCGGTTGCGGGCTACTAGTTATTGCTTGTATTCGTAGAGGCTGTTCAATAGTATCTTGTATTTCCTCCGTGCTTGGAAATTCCGGTGATAACCCCTCCAGGCCGCTTTGGGCAAACGAATCGGTCGGCACAGATACAAAGAGAACGCAAACAAAGGTTGCTATGATCGTTTGTATTTTATTGTTTGCGATGTATTTCATAAACCTCCCGTTTATTGATCAAGTTTGTTTTTTGCTTCTTTGATGGCGAGAATCTGCGCGGGGTCTGAGGTAATTATTTGCTCTTCTGTATACGAGGCGATTATTTTGATGGCAACATGCTTGAGTCCGGCAAAGAATATTCCCTCTCCCACATCACTCTCCAGCAAAAGATACTTTTCTTCGTCGGTCAGGTTAAAGACTTCTTGCACGTGATCGATCGAGGTGGGAGATTGCTTCAAGAGTAATTGAATAGAAGAGTTGGTCAAAATTGGCAGACCGTATTCGGAGTTCAAGAAGTCGTCCACGTCCTGGGTTATAGTAGCCACGCCCAAATAGTACTTGCGACCTCGCTTAACCATACTGTATAGGAATGAAGCAGTGTCTTCGGAGCGCATCATCCACCATGCCTCATCAACTACCAAAAGACGTTTCTTGAGCTCGAAACGCACAGCGTTCCAGATGAAGTGCGTTATAAGGTACATCGCCATTGGCTTTAATTCGTCTTCCATGTCGCGTATTGAGAACACGATCAACCTTTGGTCTATATCTACGTTTGTAGGCTGGTTGATAAATTCTGACCACGAACCTTTGGTGTACTTAGAGAGTCTTTGTACGAGAGATTCAGTGCCCTCCATTCCGCTCAAGAACCATCTCAAAATCAGACATAAGCGGTGGATCAATGTTAGAAAAGTCGGAATCGGGCGTTATGTCTTTTAGAGCGTATGTTTCGGTAATGGCACGGTCGATAATAGCATCTTCTTCCGGCGTTAATCCGCCGAACATAATTCGAAATAAGCCGACCAATTGGATCGTGTTCGACCTGAGCACGTCTGCGGGGTCCTCGTCTTCTCGTACATCGGGTAAATCAAAAGGATTTATGTGGTGCTCGGAATTTAGTGAAATATTAAAATATCGCCCGCCGATAGCCGTAGCTAGTTGCTCATATTCACGTTCCGGGTCTATAACTATAACTTCGGTATCGAACATCAGAGTACGAAGTATCTCTAGCTTGGTAGCAAAAGACTTGCCGGCGCCTGATTTCGCGAAAGAAACCGAGTTGTAGTTCTCGAGTGAAAAACGGTCAAACAAGACCAGCGAGGAATTGTGCCGATTTATGCCGTGGAGGATGCCTTTGTCTGATGTTAAGTCGAAAGAAATGAAAGGGAAAATACTAGAGAGCGGAGACGTGTTCAGCTTAGAATAAACGTTAAGCTTGTCAGTTCCGAAAGGGAATACGCTCATCAGGCCCTGTTCCTGCTGGAATATAGCCGGCTTGATATAAACCAACTTTGCTTCCAGTATGGACCGGATCTCACTTTCGAGCTTATCCAGCTCGTTTTGGTCTTTTCCGAAAATGGATACATAAAGCCCCACATCGAATAGCTTTTCTTGCGCCTGCTGGAGATCGTCACGAAGACTTTCAAGGTCGGCGAGCGCTGTATCGAGCATTGGACTACGCACAAGCCCTTTTTGCATACGGGAATTTATCTGAGACTGAACTTCAGCCACCTTTTTTTGAAATTGTCTTAATACCCGCTCGGTTGAAATTGGATGAACAACAATTGAAATATCGACAATTTTGTCCATATTTATGATCGGAGCGAACCAGCCTTCAGACAGGTATCGCGGATAAGAGATGACAAAGAAAGTTCGCACCAGCTTGTCTCCCAAGTGGATATCCTTAGGCGTAACCTTTAGGGCCGAAGGAGCGATCACATCCTTTACTTCGAGAGCGCTGCCCGACGCCATCTCGCCCGGCAAGAGCGATTCGATCGCAGACATCTTGTTTTCTTCTTGATTGTTTTCTTTTCCGAAAAGAGCCATATTATATTTCTTTATTATATCACCTACTCGCCTTCGGCGGTGTTGGTTGATTCTGTTGGGTTAAATAGCTTGTAATAAAGCTCTATCAATTCCTCCGAGCCCAGGCGCGCGGTCCGCACTCCGGTCCGCATAAGTCCCTGCTCTACTAATAGTAGGCGTTGTTCGAGTTGGCCTATTAGTTCATTTAAGTTTTCTTCCTTTTGCTCCTCCTTTTCTTTTTCGTTCTTCTTTTTTCCTCCGAACCCAAGAAAGCCCCCGCTAGATTTTTTGGTGGAAATGATAGCTCCTTGATAAGGAATAACCACAAAGAAGCTCTTTGACATAATATTAGTAGAATCCGTGAACTGTTTAATGAACTGCATATATTCACGAGTTTGCACCTTTAGAAGTTCGTTGGTTTGAACCGCCTCTCTTTCTTTGAGCAAGGAAAGATATGGACGTATATCCAGACGCCTGGATTGCACATAGATCTGGATCGGGAAATCAAGTGAGTTCAAAAGATTCTGGAACTGAAGAATGATCGCTCTTTGCTCGTCAGATCCCTTAAGAGCGAAGTTTATAGAAGAAGCCATAACCACAGCACGAAGCGATCCGTCGTTTAAAACGATCATTCCGTTGCGAATTTCTTTTATGGGTACAAATTCTTGTGTTGCTTGTGCGTTTGCCATATTATTCGTTGTCTTTAGCTTTTACTTTTTCTTCTACCTCCAAGTTCCACGAAATATCTTTTAGCTTACTCTCGGAGAGGTGAGGAACAGCGATAGGTTGGTAGGCGTCATTCACCTCTTCGTGTTCCTTAAGTGTTTTTTTCATAGTTTTCCTGTCTTCCTTGCGCTTTTTCCATAGATATAGCTTGTTTTTTGTTATATACCGGAAGGCCGCTTCCAGGGTATAGACAAAGGGTTTTTTGTTGAACTTGTAGAAAGCGAGAGCCAGAGAAAGTCCGATCACAGGAGCTATAATGAACATTGCGAGATATAAAGGAAGCAGTTGATATATAAAGTAGGAAATGCCTGCGCCCCCAATAACATAAATAAACTGCTTGAAGGAAAGCGGGCCGAATATCTTGTCTTCGATCTCAATAAATTGTGGGACCTGAAATCGCATATAGTTTAATGATAACAAATATAGCTCTCACTTAATGTGCACTATTCTTCGATCGGCTCTCTGTAAGGATCGTGCTTTGACCCCGGCCCTCGTTTTTCTCCCAATATACTCCCAGCTACCGGATCTCCAGTCGGTCTTTCTTCGGTTTTCTCTTGCGAACTTCCTCCAACTTTTTCTTCTGAGGAATCGTCTTCTTGATCCAGTTTTTTATCTCCGCTCGACTGTGATTTTGGAGACGACAGCCCCTGAACTTCGTTAAACGAAGATCTTACCTTCGAGAAAACGTTTTGGTCTATTTTGGCTGTGATGTCGTTTGCCTTCTCAAGATTAATTCCAAGTTCGCTCTCAAGATTATAGGCGAATTCTTTAATGTCGGTCATTCCAAACAAAACCATAATTGTTTCGGCCTGTAGTGCACCGCTTTGTTCATCAGAAAAGCCTTCCTTTTCAACTATAGATTGGATAAAGGATTGAAATTCATCAGATATCGCTATCTCCTGGATATCCTCAGGCATCTTTTTAAATTTTTCCGTTAATATTTGTTTTGGATCGTCCATAATTTAGTGAATTATATATGTTTAACCTTATTCCTCTTCATCTTCTTTGTCGCTTCCTTTATCTTCTTTCAGGTGCCCAGAAAGCTCTTCTAGAAGTTGTTCCGGCTTTGATTTCTTAAGATTCTTTCTGACTGCCGCCGCTCGTTTCTTGTCTATCCTTTCTTCTCCGGTGACGCCTGCACCCACCAAGGTGATTCGATTCCTAATATTTCTCTTTAGCCAATTTTGTTTTTCCAGTCTACGGGCAAACGCCTCCTGTCTTCTGGCGGTTATGTCTTTTCCGCCATACTCGCTTGCTTCTTTTCTTAGCTGCTGAGCACGCTTAAGCTTCTCTTCTCTTCGGCTTGCATATATCGTATTTTTAGACTCTTCTTCCGCCTGTTTTGCCTCTCTTAACATCCTCTGCTTCTCCCTTTCTATTTCTTTAGGGGTCGCCTGATATTGTTTCGAAGTCTCTACTGCCGCTTTCTCGGCCTCCTCTATTCCTTTTTGTACTCCTCCCTTGCCCGCGTTTTGGCTGACCCCTGCATTTTTCAATCCTTGCTTTTCGAGATTTTTTGTAGCTATCTTGCCTAGGGAAGTTGTTCTTGGGTCAAAGCTAGACTTTGAAAAACGATCAGCGGCTCCAAGAGCCATTCTAGCTGATATACCCCGAGCTC includes the following:
- a CDS encoding ATP-binding protein, which codes for MEGTESLVQRLSKYTKGSWSEFINQPTNVDIDQRLIVFSIRDMEDELKPMAMYLITHFIWNAVRFELKKRLLVVDEAWWMMRSEDTASFLYSMVKRGRKYYLGVATITQDVDDFLNSEYGLPILTNSSIQLLLKQSPTSIDHVQEVFNLTDEEKYLLLESDVGEGIFFAGLKHVAIKIIASYTEEQIITSDPAQILAIKEAKNKLDQ
- a CDS encoding TraC family protein; translation: MANAQATQEFVPIKEIRNGMIVLNDGSLRAVVMASSINFALKGSDEQRAIILQFQNLLNSLDFPIQIYVQSRRLDIRPYLSLLKEREAVQTNELLKVQTREYMQFIKQFTDSTNIMSKSFFVVIPYQGAIISTKKSSGGFLGFGGKKKNEKEKEEQKEENLNELIGQLEQRLLLVEQGLMRTGVRTARLGSEELIELYYKLFNPTESTNTAEGE
- a CDS encoding PrgI family protein, with amino-acid sequence MRFQVPQFIEIEDKIFGPLSFKQFIYVIGGAGISYFIYQLLPLYLAMFIIAPVIGLSLALAFYKFNKKPFVYTLEAAFRYITKNKLYLWKKRKEDRKTMKKTLKEHEEVNDAYQPIAVPHLSESKLKDISWNLEVEEKVKAKDNE